In Anaeromyxobacter sp., the following proteins share a genomic window:
- a CDS encoding ABC transporter ATP-binding protein, whose amino-acid sequence MPYDLARVAVSAGGRPVLTELTFTVKPGERLALLGVNGCGKTTLMKVLGGLAPPSAGALRYGGFPLDARRLGEAAFLRTFRREVAFLFQNVDAMLFNPTVADEIAFGPRQLGLPDVEARVAQWAEEFRLTPLLDRPPFELSGGEKKRVALAALLCLEPRVLLLDEPTANLDPATGAHLVELLQGLTGVAVVCSTHNLSVVEELADRALLLAPGRPGLLYDGPVAGLLGDQRLLIESGLAHAHRHAHGPGTHAHYHVHDAE is encoded by the coding sequence GTGCCCTACGACCTGGCGCGCGTGGCGGTCTCGGCCGGCGGGCGGCCGGTGCTCACCGAGCTCACCTTCACGGTGAAGCCGGGCGAGCGGCTGGCGCTGCTGGGCGTGAACGGCTGCGGCAAGACCACGCTCATGAAGGTGCTCGGCGGGCTGGCGCCCCCCAGCGCCGGGGCGCTGCGCTACGGCGGCTTCCCGCTCGACGCCCGGCGGCTGGGCGAGGCGGCCTTCCTGCGCACCTTCCGGCGCGAGGTGGCCTTCCTGTTCCAGAACGTCGACGCCATGCTCTTCAACCCCACCGTGGCCGACGAGATCGCCTTCGGGCCGCGGCAGCTCGGCCTGCCGGACGTGGAGGCGCGGGTGGCCCAATGGGCCGAGGAGTTCCGCCTCACGCCGCTGCTCGACCGGCCGCCCTTCGAGCTCTCCGGCGGCGAGAAGAAGCGGGTGGCGCTGGCGGCGCTGCTCTGCCTGGAGCCGCGGGTGCTCCTGCTCGACGAGCCCACCGCCAACCTCGACCCCGCCACCGGGGCCCACCTGGTGGAGCTGCTGCAGGGGCTCACCGGCGTGGCCGTCGTCTGCTCGACCCACAACCTCTCGGTGGTGGAGGAGCTGGCCGACCGGGCGCTCTTGCTGGCCCCCGGGCGCCCCGGGCTGCTCTACGACGGCCCGGTGGCCGGGCTGCTCGGCGACCAGCGGCTGCTCATCGAGAGCGGCCTGGCCCACGCCCACCGGCACGCCCACGGGCCGGGGACGCACGCCCACTACCACGTGCACGACGCCGAGTAG
- a CDS encoding spore maturation protein, whose amino-acid sequence MLKAALDALSAWAVPLLVAGIPLYALTRKVKVYPAFLEGAKAGFETGVKIIPPLVAVIVALGMLRASGALDALAWALAPVLGPLGVPASVLPLVVIRPMSGGGALGVVGDVLRAEGPDSYAGRLVSVMAGSTETTFYVLAVYFGAAGVTRYRHALPAALLADLAGMAAAVVVVRLLFGM is encoded by the coding sequence GTGCTCAAGGCCGCGCTCGACGCCCTCTCCGCCTGGGCCGTGCCGCTGCTGGTGGCCGGCATCCCGCTCTACGCCCTGACCAGGAAGGTGAAGGTCTACCCGGCCTTCCTGGAGGGGGCCAAGGCCGGCTTCGAGACCGGGGTGAAGATCATCCCGCCGCTGGTGGCGGTCATCGTGGCGCTGGGCATGCTGCGGGCCTCCGGCGCGCTCGACGCGCTGGCCTGGGCGCTGGCGCCGGTGCTCGGCCCCCTGGGCGTGCCGGCCTCGGTGCTGCCGCTGGTGGTCATCCGGCCCATGTCCGGGGGCGGCGCGCTCGGCGTGGTGGGCGACGTCCTGCGCGCCGAGGGGCCCGACTCCTACGCCGGCCGGCTGGTCTCGGTGATGGCCGGCTCCACCGAGACCACCTTCTACGTGCTGGCGGTCTACTTCGGCGCGGCCGGGGTGACCAGGTACCGGCACGCCCTGCCGGCCGCCCTGCTGGCGGACCTGGCCGGCATGGCGGCGGCGGTGGTGGTGGTGCGGCTGCTGTTCGGCATGTGA
- a CDS encoding inorganic diphosphatase — MDLRHLPARAEDGAIHVVVESPRGATVKLKYEPALGVMTVARALPLGLAYPYDWGFVPGTVAADGDPLDAMIVWDAASYPGTVVRCRAVGVVRLEQDLKGGAGRIRNDRLILLPVKYERGAPVEDADDLPRRLREELEQFFLMTVVFGKKNPQVLGWGGAAEAEALVEGCCPPARPTRRRARGSGRASPARGRAGGRGPGRSR, encoded by the coding sequence ATGGACCTGCGCCACCTGCCTGCCCGCGCCGAGGACGGCGCCATCCACGTGGTCGTCGAGTCCCCCCGCGGCGCCACCGTGAAGCTCAAGTACGAGCCGGCGCTGGGCGTGATGACGGTGGCGCGCGCCCTGCCGCTGGGCCTGGCCTACCCGTACGACTGGGGCTTCGTGCCCGGCACGGTGGCCGCCGACGGCGACCCGCTCGACGCCATGATCGTCTGGGACGCGGCCAGCTACCCGGGCACGGTGGTGCGCTGCCGCGCGGTGGGCGTGGTGCGGCTGGAGCAGGACCTGAAGGGCGGCGCGGGGCGCATCCGCAACGACCGGCTCATCCTCCTGCCGGTCAAGTACGAGCGGGGCGCGCCGGTGGAGGACGCCGACGACCTGCCGCGGCGGCTGCGCGAGGAGCTGGAGCAGTTCTTCCTCATGACGGTGGTCTTCGGGAAGAAGAACCCGCAGGTGCTGGGCTGGGGCGGCGCCGCCGAGGCGGAGGCGCTGGTGGAGGGCTGCTGCCCGCCGGCCCGCCCTACTCGGCGTCGTGCACGTGGTAGTGGGCGTGCGTCCCCGGCCCGTGGGCGTGCCGGTGGGCGTGGGCCAGGCCGCTCTCGATGA
- a CDS encoding aminoglycoside 3'-phosphotransferase/choline kinase family protein codes for MELPPASTAAEFAAIRGDEALLRPGVDTILARHHVGGEVVRFADGSLPVYAIGEAHVLKLYPPPYLCERETEASALSVVTGRLPIPTPRVEQVGEHTGWGYVLMDRLHGESLATAWPRIGEHDREHLLAGLGEALAALHAIRHPLLATLSPPDWGAFVSEQRASAVERQRAKGLDAAWLAQLPAFLETVPLEVPAQRVLLHTEVMREHLLVRQGPRGWELSGLFDFEPAMCGAPEYELASVGVFVSCGDRRLLRTLLCAYGHREDDLDEAFARRMLGYAIVHRYSNLRWYLERLPPLAAPTLAALALRGWGTR; via the coding sequence ATGGAACTGCCTCCCGCGTCCACCGCGGCGGAGTTCGCCGCGATTCGCGGCGACGAGGCGCTGCTGCGGCCCGGCGTCGACACGATCCTCGCGCGCCATCACGTCGGCGGGGAGGTCGTGCGCTTCGCCGACGGATCGCTGCCGGTCTACGCCATCGGCGAGGCGCACGTGCTCAAGCTGTATCCGCCCCCGTACCTCTGCGAGCGGGAGACCGAGGCGTCGGCGCTGTCCGTGGTGACGGGGAGGCTGCCGATCCCGACGCCGCGCGTCGAACAGGTCGGCGAGCACACCGGCTGGGGCTACGTGCTCATGGATCGCCTGCACGGTGAGAGCCTGGCGACGGCCTGGCCGCGCATCGGCGAGCACGACCGCGAGCACCTGCTCGCCGGGCTCGGCGAGGCGCTCGCCGCACTGCACGCGATTCGCCATCCCCTGCTCGCAACCCTGTCGCCGCCCGACTGGGGCGCGTTCGTGTCCGAGCAACGCGCCAGCGCCGTGGAGCGCCAGCGGGCGAAGGGACTCGACGCGGCGTGGCTCGCGCAGCTCCCCGCGTTTCTCGAGACCGTGCCTCTCGAGGTGCCCGCGCAGCGCGTGCTCCTGCACACCGAGGTCATGCGCGAGCACCTGCTGGTGCGCCAGGGCCCGCGCGGCTGGGAGCTGTCGGGCCTGTTCGACTTCGAGCCCGCGATGTGCGGCGCACCGGAGTACGAGCTGGCGTCCGTCGGGGTGTTCGTCTCCTGCGGCGATCGCCGGCTGCTTCGCACCTTGCTGTGCGCCTACGGCCATCGTGAAGACGACCTCGACGAGGCGTTCGCGCGGCGCATGCTCGGGTACGCGATCGTGCATCGCTACTCGAACCTCCGCTGGTACCTCGAGCGCCTGCCACCGCTCGCGGCCCCGACGCTCGCCGCGCTCGCCCTCCGCGGCTGGGGCACGCGGTAG
- a CDS encoding lasso peptide biosynthesis protein, whose amino-acid sequence MARARLLLALLAAAPLAACPEPAGQHAAPPQGPALPSATPGPAGVDALSLRRPAGPEWFGLYLMGKKAGWTRVELRRQPRDGREVVVAASETLLEATVGDKTVSRRLSEERIYEARPAGRLLAFRAEWSGDGGDRTVTGRCSPSGCTARVSSDGAARDQDLGAVVETLDQAEGVRLAAARRATVLGPQLDLEKLRVRELEQRYLGRERVAGAGVEAEVSVVSEAEVGDRIAAEYRVADDGRVVEIRIGGSIVARPEPEATARKLEAIDLFTLSRVPLPGPLPRTVPATVTYRLSGLPAGFRKPDARQTFAPGPGGTTLLTVRARLPAAVDPQRDTPRTTPSPDPELVAATPVVDADHPAVAKLARDLAGDVPGRYAAALRLSEHVNRRLEKAYGASKDRASDVLAAGKGDCTEHAVLFVALARALGIPARQVHGLVYARYADGKDALYWHAWAELLSGGEWIALDPTFGQPVADATHLALGIGTQVDTVGLLGALQVDAVDVKHEK is encoded by the coding sequence ATGGCTCGCGCCCGCCTCCTGCTCGCCCTGCTCGCCGCCGCACCGCTCGCCGCCTGCCCCGAGCCGGCCGGCCAGCACGCCGCCCCGCCCCAGGGGCCGGCGCTCCCCAGCGCCACGCCCGGCCCGGCCGGCGTGGACGCCCTCTCGCTGCGCCGCCCGGCCGGCCCCGAGTGGTTCGGCCTCTACCTGATGGGGAAGAAGGCCGGCTGGACCCGCGTGGAGCTCAGGCGCCAGCCGCGCGACGGCCGCGAGGTGGTGGTGGCCGCCAGCGAGACCCTGCTGGAGGCCACCGTGGGCGACAAGACGGTGTCGCGGCGCCTCTCGGAGGAGCGCATCTACGAGGCCCGGCCGGCCGGCCGGCTGCTGGCCTTCCGCGCCGAGTGGTCGGGGGACGGCGGGGATCGCACCGTCACCGGCCGCTGCTCCCCCTCCGGCTGCACAGCCCGGGTGTCCAGCGACGGCGCGGCGCGCGACCAGGACCTGGGGGCGGTGGTGGAGACGCTCGACCAGGCCGAGGGGGTGCGGCTGGCGGCGGCCCGCCGGGCCACGGTGCTGGGGCCGCAGCTGGACCTGGAGAAGCTGCGCGTCCGCGAGCTGGAGCAGCGCTACCTGGGGCGCGAGCGGGTGGCCGGCGCCGGCGTCGAGGCCGAGGTGTCGGTGGTGAGCGAGGCCGAGGTGGGCGACCGCATCGCCGCCGAGTACCGCGTGGCCGACGACGGGCGGGTGGTGGAGATCCGCATCGGCGGCTCCATCGTGGCGCGGCCGGAGCCGGAGGCCACCGCCAGGAAGCTCGAGGCCATCGACCTCTTCACCCTGTCGCGCGTGCCGCTGCCGGGCCCGCTGCCGCGCACCGTGCCCGCCACCGTGACCTACCGGCTCTCCGGCCTGCCGGCCGGGTTCCGCAAGCCGGACGCCCGCCAGACCTTCGCGCCCGGCCCGGGCGGCACCACCCTGCTCACGGTGAGGGCGCGGCTGCCGGCCGCGGTGGACCCGCAGCGGGACACCCCGCGCACCACCCCGTCGCCGGACCCCGAGCTGGTGGCCGCCACGCCGGTGGTGGACGCCGACCACCCGGCGGTGGCCAAGCTGGCGAGGGACCTGGCCGGCGACGTGCCGGGCCGCTACGCCGCCGCGCTGCGGCTCTCCGAGCACGTCAACCGGCGCCTCGAGAAGGCCTACGGCGCGTCCAAGGACCGGGCCAGCGACGTCCTGGCCGCCGGCAAGGGCGACTGCACCGAGCACGCCGTGCTCTTCGTGGCGCTGGCCCGCGCGCTCGGCATCCCGGCCCGGCAGGTCCACGGCCTGGTCTACGCCCGCTACGCCGACGGCAAGGACGCCCTCTACTGGCACGCCTGGGCCGAGCTGCTCTCGGGCGGCGAGTGGATCGCCCTCGACCCCACCTTCGGCCAGCCAGTGGCCGACGCCACCCACCTCGCGCTCGGCATCGGCACGCAGGTGGACACCGTGGGGCTGCTCGGCGCCCTGCAGGTGGACGCGGTGGACGTGAAGCACGAGAAGTGA
- the mce gene encoding methylmalonyl-CoA epimerase — MTGLDHVAILVSDLDAAVKLYRDVYGLHLDEIEEVPTEKVRVAIFGHGLGRVELVCPTDPESPMAKRMKEKGEGLHHICLAVPDIQKAMDALAAGGAPLLDKVPRVGAGGSKVAFVHPKGSRGVLVELKQS; from the coding sequence ATGACCGGTCTCGACCACGTCGCCATCCTCGTCTCCGACCTCGACGCCGCGGTGAAGCTCTACCGCGACGTCTACGGCCTCCACCTCGACGAGATCGAGGAGGTGCCCACCGAGAAGGTGCGGGTGGCCATCTTCGGCCACGGCCTGGGCCGGGTGGAGCTGGTCTGCCCGACCGACCCGGAGAGCCCCATGGCCAAGCGGATGAAGGAGAAGGGCGAGGGGCTGCACCACATCTGCCTGGCCGTCCCCGACATCCAGAAGGCCATGGACGCGCTGGCGGCCGGCGGGGCGCCGCTGCTCGACAAGGTGCCGCGCGTGGGCGCCGGCGGATCCAAGGTGGCCTTCGTGCACCCCAAGGGCAGCCGCGGGGTGCTGGTGGAGCTGAAGCAGTCCTAG
- a CDS encoding porin produces MLLTSLLAAALLSQAEPASPSVTTPPAAPVSAPAPVVAPAPAPASAAPAIAPKLTVFGFLNLQYSATDKAAPTANTSTFENRRARLGLRGEVAPGLGYLLVYDGADSALKDAYLSARPGFGVEVRAGQLKTPFGYEQSEADTRLLWVYNSAVIVNLARGRDSRDQGVQAAWKGTVMGPLSAEVIAAVVNGAGPNAKDDLVEKNLWSRAGLSAAVAGGTVRLGISYAHGHQVSSTGTDGKFGVQGAVLDDTYFWFHTTGADLTWDSPWAFVAVEAIQSRRHQRRFTAPTASTVTNLAAWGWYAGAYGKTPWHLGPVFRAELYEPNDASATVNDRTERYTVGAYYDVLPVSARFILNYEFDESDRAVRAAASGVGNRLVLFAQVMF; encoded by the coding sequence ATGCTGCTGACCTCGCTCCTCGCCGCCGCCCTCCTCTCGCAGGCCGAGCCGGCTTCACCCTCGGTCACGACCCCGCCGGCCGCGCCCGTCTCCGCCCCCGCGCCGGTCGTCGCCCCCGCGCCGGCCCCGGCGTCCGCGGCCCCCGCCATCGCGCCCAAGCTGACCGTCTTCGGCTTCCTCAACCTGCAGTACTCCGCCACCGACAAGGCGGCGCCCACCGCCAACACCAGCACCTTCGAGAACCGGCGGGCCCGCCTCGGGCTGCGGGGCGAGGTCGCCCCCGGGCTCGGCTACCTGCTCGTCTACGACGGCGCCGACAGCGCCCTCAAGGACGCCTACCTCTCGGCCAGGCCCGGCTTCGGCGTGGAGGTCCGGGCCGGCCAGCTCAAGACCCCCTTCGGCTACGAGCAGTCGGAGGCCGACACCCGGCTCCTCTGGGTCTACAACTCGGCGGTGATCGTCAACCTGGCGCGCGGGCGCGACAGCCGCGATCAGGGGGTACAGGCCGCCTGGAAGGGCACGGTGATGGGCCCGCTCTCCGCCGAGGTGATCGCCGCCGTGGTGAACGGCGCCGGCCCCAACGCCAAGGACGACCTGGTCGAGAAGAACCTGTGGAGCCGGGCCGGCCTCTCCGCGGCGGTGGCGGGCGGCACGGTGCGGCTGGGGATCTCCTACGCCCACGGCCACCAGGTCTCGTCCACCGGCACAGACGGCAAGTTCGGCGTGCAGGGCGCGGTGCTCGACGACACCTACTTCTGGTTCCACACCACCGGCGCCGACCTCACCTGGGACTCGCCCTGGGCCTTCGTGGCGGTGGAGGCCATCCAGTCGCGCCGCCACCAGCGCCGCTTCACCGCGCCCACCGCCTCCACCGTCACCAACCTGGCCGCCTGGGGCTGGTACGCCGGCGCCTACGGCAAGACCCCCTGGCACCTCGGCCCGGTCTTCCGCGCCGAGCTGTACGAGCCCAACGACGCCTCGGCCACGGTGAACGACCGGACCGAGCGCTACACGGTGGGCGCCTACTACGACGTGCTGCCGGTGAGCGCCCGCTTCATCCTGAACTACGAGTTCGACGAGTCGGACCGGGCGGTGCGCGCCGCCGCCAGCGGCGTGGGCAACCGGCTGGTCCTCTTCGCGCAGGTGATGTTCTAG
- a CDS encoding nucleoside recognition protein encodes MGVLWTVLLLASVVAAALNGRVADLTAAATESAGKAVAVSIGLVGVMTLWLGLMRVAEESGLVALLARAVRPVLRRLFPEVPHDHPAMGSMVMNVAANLFGLGNAATPFGVRAMVELETLNPRPGTATDAQALFCALNTASLQLVPASVIALRAGAGSRAPAEILGATLLASACGVVVAVLVSKGLARLSRRGGEA; translated from the coding sequence ATGGGCGTCCTCTGGACCGTGCTCCTCCTCGCCAGCGTCGTGGCCGCCGCCCTGAACGGGCGGGTGGCCGACCTGACCGCCGCCGCCACCGAGTCGGCCGGCAAGGCGGTGGCGGTCTCCATCGGCCTGGTGGGGGTGATGACCCTCTGGCTCGGCCTGATGCGGGTGGCCGAGGAGTCCGGGCTGGTGGCCCTGCTGGCCCGGGCCGTCCGGCCGGTGCTGCGCCGCCTCTTCCCCGAGGTGCCGCACGACCACCCGGCCATGGGCTCGATGGTGATGAACGTGGCCGCCAACCTCTTCGGCCTGGGCAACGCCGCCACCCCGTTCGGCGTGCGCGCCATGGTGGAGCTGGAGACCCTGAACCCGCGCCCGGGCACCGCCACCGACGCCCAGGCGCTCTTCTGCGCGCTCAACACCGCCTCGCTGCAGCTGGTGCCGGCCAGCGTCATCGCCCTGCGCGCCGGCGCCGGCTCGCGGGCGCCGGCCGAGATCCTGGGGGCCACCCTGCTGGCCTCGGCCTGCGGCGTGGTGGTGGCGGTGCTGGTGTCGAAGGGGCTGGCGCGGCTGTCGCGGCGCGGCGGGGAGGCCTGA
- a CDS encoding S41 family peptidase produces the protein MPRTPRRWVAALLVAGTVSCGGSSGTDGNPADRYLDEVLDLIESNHIHRSEIDWADYRRQVHASAAGATTLAELDPALRLAVDLLHDRHSAICRGQGTCHYQVVHGLGGWAGWSDPGALPAGVAYVRVAGNSGSPLSTRQLADQLQAAVQDQDRDGLVGWIVDLRQNGGGNMWPMLAGIGPVLGSGTVGSFVFPEGMTTPYLAPGTTMTWAYSGGAAHFDGRPKLSVTVPYTLRAPAPRVAVLLDGGTGSAGEAIAIAFIGRPDTRSFGAATFGVSSANWGFPLSDGGTLQLLVGLDRDRSGTTYGGSVAPDQPTAGPAEAVAAAVAWLTGG, from the coding sequence GTGCCGAGGACACCGCGGCGCTGGGTCGCCGCCCTGCTGGTCGCGGGCACGGTCTCCTGCGGGGGCTCGTCGGGGACGGACGGCAACCCGGCCGACCGGTACCTCGACGAGGTCCTCGACCTCATCGAGTCGAACCACATCCACCGGAGCGAGATCGACTGGGCCGACTACCGGCGGCAGGTGCACGCCTCGGCGGCCGGTGCCACGACCCTGGCCGAGCTCGACCCGGCGCTCCGGCTCGCCGTGGACTTGCTCCACGACCGCCACAGCGCCATCTGCCGAGGCCAGGGCACCTGCCACTACCAGGTGGTGCACGGGCTCGGGGGCTGGGCCGGCTGGTCGGATCCCGGCGCCCTCCCGGCCGGTGTCGCGTACGTCCGTGTCGCGGGGAACTCCGGCTCCCCGCTCTCGACGAGGCAGCTGGCCGACCAGCTGCAGGCCGCCGTTCAGGACCAGGACCGGGATGGACTGGTCGGCTGGATCGTCGACCTGCGGCAGAACGGCGGTGGCAACATGTGGCCGATGCTGGCCGGCATCGGGCCGGTGCTGGGCAGCGGGACGGTCGGCTCCTTCGTCTTCCCGGAGGGGATGACGACCCCGTACCTCGCGCCAGGGACCACCATGACGTGGGCGTACTCCGGCGGCGCGGCGCACTTCGATGGGCGGCCCAAGTTGAGCGTCACGGTCCCGTACACCCTCCGGGCCCCGGCGCCGCGCGTCGCCGTGCTGCTGGACGGTGGCACCGGTTCGGCCGGGGAGGCGATCGCGATCGCCTTCATCGGACGTCCCGACACCCGCAGCTTCGGCGCGGCGACCTTCGGCGTGTCGAGCGCCAACTGGGGCTTCCCGCTCTCGGACGGGGGGACGCTGCAGCTGCTGGTCGGGCTGGATCGGGATCGGAGCGGGACCACCTACGGCGGGTCCGTCGCACCGGACCAGCCCACGGCGGGACCCGCCGAGGCGGTGGCGGCGGCGGTCGCCTGGCTGACCGGCGGGTAG
- a CDS encoding carboxypeptidase regulatory-like domain-containing protein, whose amino-acid sequence MLAASVSLLLALAAAEGSTPSGDLPPVEVTGVVIDAAGKPVAGAVIFVDGQRGPGQDLRRWRPWRDGGDLRGQSGADGSFRILVRQGTVNIMAGLVSDGLRGRAVLVDAERPEQRSGLRLAFGGPAEIAGRVLDPDGSPVAGVSVRVFPEPAESSPGGGASFGVAPTDTSGRFRLVDLRPGSYRLFAEGAGWWCRVASVEGLPVKTGIPALVVPVQGMTSIRGRVTVPDGQGQRRAPARFVVETKPSGGWVFNTEDGRFEVPIYMPWVNLGVFVSAEGHGRLAFRVDLAKGEQKDLGDIELGPPRTVTGRVVDEAGAPVSGARVLLGYAGYAMRSDVITDSAGRFALPGVAASDAPLRLEPPGRRRTEAVAPEGQGDVEIRLGAGTEGVVDLRVEEADGRPLDGAAVAVAGEHGGRCSSAGGGHCIITDLAPGRYSLRLTSQSKTGLTRPKGPDLQVDVTADGAPVTGRFRAARRPSSLQVHVATADGGFARAWDYVIPGEVGADGALGKRRQPPVPYYRGGDELVHRIANLPPDRYTVVAAAVEPVFTCACTVIDLVEGEDRSVVVKVPSSGPACVRSP is encoded by the coding sequence ATGCTGGCCGCTTCGGTATCGCTCCTGCTCGCGCTGGCCGCAGCCGAAGGCTCGACGCCATCCGGCGATCTGCCGCCGGTGGAGGTCACGGGCGTCGTGATCGACGCCGCCGGCAAGCCGGTGGCCGGCGCGGTCATCTTCGTGGACGGCCAGCGAGGCCCAGGCCAGGACCTCCGGCGGTGGCGCCCGTGGCGGGACGGCGGCGATCTCCGCGGCCAGTCCGGGGCGGACGGTAGCTTCCGCATCCTGGTCCGCCAGGGGACGGTCAACATCATGGCTGGCCTGGTGAGCGATGGGCTCCGCGGCCGGGCCGTCCTCGTCGATGCGGAGCGCCCCGAGCAGCGCTCCGGCCTGCGGCTGGCGTTCGGCGGGCCGGCCGAGATCGCAGGCCGCGTCCTCGATCCGGACGGGAGTCCGGTCGCCGGGGTCTCGGTCCGAGTCTTCCCGGAGCCAGCCGAGTCCTCACCGGGCGGCGGGGCATCCTTCGGTGTGGCGCCGACCGACACCTCCGGCCGGTTTCGGCTGGTCGATCTCCGGCCCGGAAGCTACCGGCTCTTCGCCGAGGGCGCTGGCTGGTGGTGCCGGGTGGCCAGCGTCGAGGGACTACCCGTCAAGACCGGCATCCCGGCCCTGGTCGTCCCCGTGCAAGGGATGACCTCCATCCGTGGCAGGGTCACGGTGCCCGATGGCCAGGGGCAGCGGAGGGCACCGGCGCGCTTCGTCGTCGAGACCAAGCCATCTGGCGGGTGGGTGTTCAACACCGAAGACGGGCGCTTCGAGGTCCCGATCTACATGCCCTGGGTGAACCTCGGCGTGTTCGTCAGTGCGGAGGGACACGGCCGGCTCGCCTTCAGGGTGGATCTCGCCAAGGGCGAGCAGAAGGACCTCGGCGACATCGAGCTCGGGCCACCACGCACCGTGACCGGCCGGGTCGTCGATGAGGCCGGGGCTCCGGTGAGCGGGGCGAGGGTGCTGCTCGGGTACGCAGGCTACGCGATGAGATCCGACGTCATCACCGATTCGGCCGGTCGGTTCGCGCTGCCCGGTGTGGCCGCGTCCGACGCCCCGCTCCGTCTCGAGCCCCCAGGCCGCCGACGGACCGAGGCGGTAGCCCCCGAGGGCCAGGGCGATGTCGAGATCCGGCTCGGCGCCGGCACTGAAGGCGTGGTTGACCTCCGGGTTGAGGAGGCCGACGGAAGGCCCCTTGATGGAGCGGCCGTCGCGGTGGCCGGCGAGCATGGGGGCCGCTGCAGCAGCGCGGGCGGCGGGCATTGCATCATCACGGACCTGGCCCCTGGGCGCTACTCACTCCGGCTCACTTCCCAATCGAAGACCGGCCTCACCCGCCCCAAAGGCCCCGATCTCCAGGTCGACGTGACCGCGGACGGCGCCCCGGTCACGGGCCGCTTCCGGGCGGCTCGTCGGCCGTCGTCACTCCAGGTCCACGTGGCTACCGCCGACGGCGGGTTCGCCCGCGCGTGGGACTACGTCATCCCTGGCGAGGTCGGTGCGGATGGTGCGCTCGGGAAGCGGCGGCAGCCGCCTGTGCCTTACTACCGAGGGGGCGATGAACTGGTGCACCGGATCGCCAACCTGCCGCCGGATCGCTACACGGTGGTCGCGGCCGCCGTCGAACCGGTCTTCACCTGCGCCTGTACGGTGATCGACCTCGTGGAGGGCGAGGACCGCTCCGTGGTCGTCAAGGTCCCGTCGTCGGGCCCGGCCTGCGTCCGCTCGCCCTGA